In Chitinophaga nivalis, a single genomic region encodes these proteins:
- a CDS encoding ABC transporter ATP-binding protein, with the protein MKTFRRLLRYAAPLHHYIPEYVIYTVIGIVFGMVNFAMLIPLLNVIFNQVEDVPKMLVHPTFSFTITYFVDLFNYYFYHFIQTTGTKQSALYFVCAVIGVCITIANLGRYMSTRVIVRLKMTMLSRLRTSLYEKFTQQSLSFYSQRQKGDLLSTMTNDVQEIEGSVVNSMQILLRDPFIIIGYFAALFYLSVKLTLFTIVFFPVSGIIISYISKKLKQKGWYSQELLGKILNVTEETLGGIRIIQSFTAEKFMQKKFGEVNHRFVTVSKSMFNQRELASPTSEILGVIVVVVLVIYGGTLVLNGSDLLTGATFMTYLVFYSQIMQPAKNISTAITTMQRGIVASERIFTILDTQETIPEKPGAQALEAFNTSIQYENVSFKYEQQYVLKHIDLTIGKGRMVALVGRSGAGKSTIADLLPRFYDVNEGHIRIDGTDIRDIKTTHLRNLIGIVSQEAILFNDTVFNNIAFGHPEADREAVIQAARIANAHEFITQLENGYDTPIGDRGMKLSGGQRQRLTIARAIFKNPPILILDEATSALDTESEKLVQGALDKLMQNRTTIVIAHRLSTIQHASEIIVMDQGEIKERGTHELLLAQKGIYHKLVEMQEFK; encoded by the coding sequence ATGAAAACATTCAGGCGATTACTCAGATATGCTGCTCCTTTACATCATTATATTCCGGAATATGTTATCTACACGGTCATAGGTATTGTGTTTGGCATGGTCAATTTTGCCATGTTGATCCCCTTGCTCAACGTGATCTTTAACCAGGTGGAAGATGTACCTAAAATGCTGGTGCATCCTACCTTTTCCTTTACCATCACCTACTTTGTAGACCTGTTCAATTATTATTTCTACCACTTTATTCAAACCACCGGCACCAAACAAAGCGCTTTATACTTTGTCTGCGCCGTTATTGGCGTTTGTATCACCATTGCCAATCTGGGCCGGTATATGAGCACCCGGGTGATTGTGCGACTCAAAATGACTATGCTGTCCAGACTGCGCACCTCCCTGTATGAAAAATTCACGCAACAGTCGCTCTCCTTTTACAGTCAGCGGCAGAAGGGCGACCTCCTTTCCACCATGACCAACGACGTACAGGAAATAGAAGGTTCAGTAGTCAACTCTATGCAGATCCTCCTGCGCGATCCTTTTATTATCATCGGTTATTTTGCGGCCCTGTTTTACCTGTCTGTAAAACTCACCTTATTCACTATCGTCTTCTTTCCGGTATCCGGTATTATCATCTCTTATATCTCCAAAAAACTAAAACAAAAAGGATGGTACAGCCAGGAGCTGCTGGGTAAAATCCTGAATGTAACGGAAGAAACATTAGGCGGGATAAGGATTATACAGTCGTTTACCGCCGAGAAATTTATGCAGAAAAAATTCGGAGAAGTAAATCATCGTTTTGTAACTGTGAGTAAATCCATGTTTAACCAGCGGGAGCTGGCTTCTCCGACATCAGAAATATTGGGTGTAATTGTAGTAGTAGTGCTGGTAATTTATGGAGGTACGTTGGTATTAAATGGCAGCGATCTGCTGACCGGCGCCACCTTCATGACTTATCTTGTATTTTACTCACAGATCATGCAACCGGCTAAAAATATTTCTACGGCTATTACCACCATGCAAAGAGGTATTGTTGCCAGCGAACGTATTTTCACCATCCTGGATACACAGGAAACTATTCCTGAAAAGCCCGGTGCACAAGCATTAGAAGCATTCAACACCAGTATACAATATGAAAATGTATCCTTCAAATATGAACAGCAATATGTACTGAAACATATTGACCTGACTATTGGAAAAGGACGCATGGTAGCACTGGTAGGCCGCAGCGGGGCCGGTAAATCCACGATTGCGGATCTGCTGCCACGTTTCTACGATGTCAATGAAGGCCATATTCGTATAGACGGTACCGATATACGCGATATCAAAACAACACATCTCCGCAATCTGATCGGAATTGTATCGCAGGAAGCCATTCTGTTTAATGATACTGTGTTTAACAATATTGCCTTCGGGCATCCGGAAGCTGATCGGGAAGCGGTGATACAGGCCGCCAGGATCGCGAATGCACATGAATTCATCACACAACTGGAAAACGGTTACGACACGCCGATAGGAGACAGAGGCATGAAACTCAGTGGTGGCCAGCGTCAGCGCCTCACGATTGCACGGGCGATTTTCAAAAATCCACCGATCCTGATATTGGATGAAGCCACCTCCGCACTGGATACTGAATCAGAAAAGTTGGTACAGGGTGCGCTGGACAAACTGATGCAAAACCGCACCACCATTGTCATTGCACATCGTCTCAGCACCATACAACATGCCAGCGAAATTATTGTGATGGACCAGGGCGAAATAAAAGAACGGGGGACCCATGAGCTTTTACTGGCGCAGAAAGGCATCTATCACAAACTGGTAGAAATGCAGGAATTCAAGTAG
- the rbfA gene encoding 30S ribosome-binding factor RbfA, with product MQESKRQKQIAQLVQEELSSVFQRMGYNVIEGGMISIAAVKMTPDLLEAKVYLSMFKIASPNEMLERIKERMGEIKKALGLRVGKQLRRMPELSFFLDDTLDYVFKMEELFKKIKEDDENIKGNNNNK from the coding sequence ATGCAGGAATCTAAAAGGCAAAAGCAAATAGCACAACTGGTGCAGGAAGAATTGAGCAGTGTTTTTCAGCGGATGGGATACAATGTGATCGAGGGTGGAATGATATCCATAGCGGCTGTAAAAATGACGCCGGATCTGCTGGAAGCTAAGGTGTACCTGAGCATGTTTAAGATTGCCTCTCCCAATGAGATGCTGGAACGTATCAAGGAAAGAATGGGTGAAATTAAGAAAGCACTGGGGTTACGTGTGGGAAAGCAGTTACGCCGTATGCCTGAACTGAGCTTTTTCCTGGATGATACACTGGATTATGTGTTTAAGATGGAAGAGCTGTTTAAAAAAATTAAGGAAGATGATGAAAATATAAAAGGTAACAACAATAATAAATAG
- a CDS encoding FtsX-like permease family protein, protein MIWQFASRYFRAKKSTNAINIIAWVSVVAIAVGTGALIVILSVFNGFEGLVKSLYSSFYPAIKVAPATGKTILLTPAQLAQIAEVPGVIHYSQVVEEKAVLRYGDEPTIAVLKGVDSHYNEVTDVKNKVVRGRFDIGDTTTYRAVLGLELEGALGVDVVHGIAPVTVYVPRRKVNAFVTPEDALNNGVLYPAGTFAIQQEFNSKYVITHIDFLRNLLDLRKDEMSALEIAVRPGTDEATLRQRLQRLLGAGYKVQTRYEQNQSLYAIMQTEKWAVYVILSFIMVIAAFNMIGSLYMLVIEKQKDITILKAMGARKSLIMRIFLAEGLIIAGIGALLGFAIGTGFCLLQQHFGIIKLEGTSFLVEAYPVSMQPGDFVLVFITIIIIGLAASWYPARRAAVEEIALKAT, encoded by the coding sequence ATGATCTGGCAATTTGCTTCCCGGTACTTCAGGGCAAAAAAATCTACCAACGCCATTAATATTATTGCGTGGGTAAGTGTAGTAGCCATTGCGGTAGGAACAGGGGCGCTGATTGTGATTCTGAGTGTATTTAATGGTTTTGAAGGACTGGTAAAATCCCTGTATTCTTCTTTTTATCCGGCTATTAAAGTGGCTCCCGCCACGGGTAAGACCATCCTGCTGACGCCCGCACAGCTGGCGCAGATAGCGGAGGTTCCCGGTGTAATACATTATTCCCAGGTGGTGGAAGAGAAAGCCGTACTTCGCTACGGTGACGAACCTACGATTGCCGTCTTAAAAGGGGTAGATAGTCATTATAATGAAGTGACCGATGTGAAAAACAAGGTTGTCAGGGGGCGTTTTGATATCGGAGATACTACCACTTACCGTGCAGTACTGGGTTTGGAGCTGGAGGGGGCATTGGGAGTGGACGTGGTACATGGTATTGCGCCGGTGACGGTATATGTGCCCCGCCGGAAAGTGAATGCTTTTGTGACACCGGAAGATGCCCTGAACAATGGAGTGCTTTATCCGGCAGGTACTTTTGCCATTCAGCAGGAGTTTAACAGTAAATACGTCATCACCCATATTGATTTCCTGCGTAACCTGCTGGATTTACGGAAAGATGAGATGTCGGCCCTGGAAATAGCGGTGCGCCCGGGTACGGATGAAGCAACACTCCGCCAACGTCTGCAACGTTTACTGGGAGCTGGTTATAAGGTACAAACCCGATATGAGCAAAACCAGTCGCTGTATGCAATTATGCAAACGGAGAAATGGGCCGTATATGTGATCCTTAGTTTTATTATGGTCATTGCGGCTTTTAACATGATAGGTTCGCTGTACATGCTGGTGATAGAGAAGCAGAAAGATATTACCATTCTGAAAGCCATGGGGGCACGTAAGTCACTGATTATGCGTATTTTCCTGGCCGAAGGACTGATTATTGCCGGGATTGGCGCGTTACTGGGATTTGCGATAGGTACCGGTTTCTGTTTATTACAGCAACATTTTGGTATTATTAAACTGGAGGGTACTTCTTTTCTCGTAGAGGCGTATCCGGTAAGTATGCAGCCGGGAGATTTTGTGCTGGTATTTATTACTATTATTATAATAGGCCTGGCAGCCAGTTGGTATCCGGCCAGAAGGGCTGCTGTAGAAGAGATCGCCCTGAAGGCTACATGA
- a CDS encoding transketolase translates to MPQLKDIATQIRRDIVRMVHGVQSGHPGGSLGCADFFTALYFKVLDHQPSPFDMDGKNQDLFFLSNGHISPVFYSALARSGYFPVQELSTFRKLNSRLQGHPTTHEHLPGVRVASGSLGQGLSVAIGAALAKKLNNDTKLVYSLHGDGELEEGQNWEAIMFAPHHKVDNLIATIDLNGQQIDGTTDDVAGLGDVAAKFEVFGWHVIHMNGNDMDDVVATLEKAKSLTGKGKPIAIIMKTVMGQGVDFMEGHHEWHGIAPSDEQLAKALAQLPETLGDY, encoded by the coding sequence ATGCCACAGCTCAAAGATATTGCTACTCAAATCAGAAGAGACATCGTACGGATGGTACATGGTGTTCAAAGCGGGCACCCCGGAGGTTCTTTAGGTTGCGCAGACTTCTTTACTGCCCTGTATTTTAAAGTACTGGATCATCAGCCCAGCCCTTTTGATATGGACGGTAAAAACCAGGACCTCTTTTTCTTGTCCAACGGCCATATATCACCTGTTTTTTATAGCGCACTGGCTCGTTCCGGTTACTTCCCGGTACAGGAACTGAGCACTTTCCGTAAGCTCAACTCCCGCTTACAGGGCCACCCGACTACACATGAACACCTGCCAGGTGTTCGGGTAGCTTCCGGCTCCCTGGGACAGGGTCTGAGCGTAGCCATTGGTGCTGCACTGGCCAAAAAACTGAACAACGATACCAAACTGGTATATAGCTTACATGGAGATGGAGAACTGGAAGAAGGACAAAACTGGGAAGCTATCATGTTCGCCCCACATCATAAAGTAGATAACCTCATCGCTACCATCGATCTCAATGGCCAGCAGATAGATGGTACTACCGATGACGTAGCTGGTTTAGGCGATGTAGCGGCAAAATTTGAAGTATTCGGCTGGCATGTAATCCACATGAACGGCAACGATATGGATGATGTAGTAGCTACCCTCGAAAAAGCGAAAAGCCTGACAGGTAAGGGTAAACCCATTGCCATTATCATGAAAACCGTAATGGGCCAGGGGGTTGACTTCATGGAAGGCCACCACGAATGGCATGGTATTGCTCCTAGCGACGAACAACTGGCCAAAGCACTGGCACAGTTACCAGAAACACTGGGAGATTATTAA
- a CDS encoding glycosyltransferase family 4 protein — protein sequence MENVLIATVLSFVVTYFSIPILIKVAELKHLYDEPDERKTHKQLIPTLGGIGFFSGFIIAAAICVPATANSPFQYMMAAFFIIFMVGMKDDIVGLSPLKKLIGQLAASFAVIYLGNLQINSMYGFMGIYSLPPNISLMLTYFTFIVVINAFNLIDGVDGHAGSIGLLVSAVLGAYFLHVGEITYAVIGFALAGGLASFLIYNISPARIFMGDTGSLLIGLVNAVLVLKFIDVAGNPAGKMPVGATPAVAFAILIVPLFDTLRVFAVRMLQGKSPFSADRNHIHHYFLDLKLNHKQTTLVSVAINAAYILGAFMLQGMGATWLLMLVVGSATFFTGMLYLARKKKLAVLTPVVAPVVQPAVVATTETAKILRVTTEGVLQDK from the coding sequence ATGGAGAATGTATTAATTGCTACCGTCCTAAGCTTTGTTGTGACCTATTTTTCCATTCCAATACTGATCAAAGTGGCGGAATTAAAACATTTGTACGACGAACCGGACGAAAGAAAAACACACAAACAGCTAATACCAACACTGGGAGGAATCGGTTTCTTCTCAGGCTTTATTATTGCTGCTGCCATTTGCGTTCCGGCAACAGCCAACTCGCCTTTTCAATACATGATGGCTGCCTTTTTTATCATTTTCATGGTGGGGATGAAGGATGATATCGTAGGGCTGTCACCGTTAAAGAAACTGATTGGGCAATTAGCTGCATCTTTTGCTGTTATCTATCTGGGGAACCTGCAGATTAACAGCATGTATGGCTTTATGGGGATTTATTCACTGCCGCCAAATATCAGCCTGATGCTGACTTACTTCACTTTTATTGTAGTGATCAATGCATTCAACCTGATAGATGGCGTAGATGGCCATGCGGGCAGTATTGGTTTACTGGTAAGTGCCGTATTGGGCGCCTATTTCCTGCATGTGGGTGAAATCACCTATGCTGTTATCGGATTTGCCCTGGCCGGAGGATTGGCCAGCTTCCTGATTTATAACATCTCCCCTGCCCGCATATTCATGGGTGATACGGGATCCTTACTGATAGGATTGGTCAATGCCGTACTGGTATTGAAGTTCATTGATGTAGCAGGTAACCCTGCCGGTAAAATGCCTGTTGGCGCCACTCCGGCAGTAGCTTTTGCTATCCTGATCGTACCTTTATTTGATACCCTCCGGGTATTTGCGGTACGTATGCTGCAGGGAAAGTCACCTTTTTCTGCAGACAGAAACCACATCCATCACTATTTCCTGGATCTTAAACTGAATCATAAACAAACTACGCTGGTATCTGTTGCCATTAACGCGGCTTATATCCTGGGAGCATTTATGCTGCAGGGAATGGGTGCTACCTGGTTATTGATGCTGGTGGTTGGTTCTGCCACTTTCTTTACCGGCATGTTATACCTGGCCCGTAAGAAAAAACTGGCTGTCCTTACCCCGGTTGTTGCACCGGTTGTACAGCCGGCAGTAGTAGCTACCACCGAAACTGCCAAAATTTTGCGTGTTACAACAGAAGGTGTTTTACAGGATAAGTAA
- the frr gene encoding ribosome recycling factor, whose amino-acid sequence MQDDLTLILDDASDTMQKAIGHLELELTRVRAGKANPQILDGITVDYYGAPTPLSQVANVSIADARTLTIQPWEKNMLQPIERAIIAANIGINPQNDGVIIRLFLPPLTEERRKEYVKKVNNEGEQAKVAIRNIRRDALEGIKKLQKDGLSEDTAKDAEADIQQLTDKYIVLVDKHCVTKEKEIMAI is encoded by the coding sequence ATGCAAGATGATCTAACGCTTATCCTGGATGATGCATCAGATACGATGCAAAAAGCTATCGGGCACCTGGAACTGGAATTGACCAGGGTGAGAGCTGGTAAAGCCAATCCGCAAATACTTGATGGTATTACTGTTGACTATTACGGTGCACCTACACCACTGAGCCAGGTAGCTAACGTGAGCATTGCAGATGCACGTACGCTGACTATACAACCCTGGGAAAAAAATATGCTGCAGCCTATCGAAAGGGCTATCATTGCAGCAAACATTGGTATCAACCCACAGAACGATGGTGTTATCATCCGCTTATTCCTCCCGCCGCTGACAGAAGAAAGAAGGAAGGAATATGTGAAAAAGGTGAACAACGAAGGCGAACAGGCGAAAGTAGCCATCCGGAATATCCGTCGGGATGCACTGGAAGGTATCAAGAAATTGCAGAAAGACGGATTGAGTGAAGATACTGCAAAGGATGCAGAAGCAGATATCCAGCAATTGACCGATAAATACATCGTACTGGTAGATAAACACTGCGTGACGAAAGAAAAAGAAATTATGGCCATCTAA